From the Chloroflexota bacterium genome, one window contains:
- a CDS encoding RecQ family ATP-dependent DNA helicase, whose amino-acid sequence MTYNPRRARQLLNAGTSRSDAKFREGQEDAIRYIVEGRGRLLLVQKTGWGKSQVYFIATKLLREAGTGPALLISPLLALMRNQIVQAQRMGVRAATIHSDNQEDWEQVESAIRNNEVDILLISPERLANEHFRAAVLSGVAARIVLLVIDEAHCISDWGHDFRPHYRLIERIIRTLPANLRLLATTATANNRVISDLETVLGPNLSISRGDLNRPSLRLQTIRLPNQSERLAWLASQVAALPGSGVIYTLTVRDTNEVADWLQSRGLNVESYTSETGERRREELENALLGNRVKALVATTALGMGFDKPDLSFVIHYQTPGSVIAYYQQVGRAGRALDAAYGVLLSGEEETDITDYFIKNAFPTRQEVQLVLDALQAAPRGLSVPELLSRLNLSNSRIEKTIALLSLESPAPMVKQGSKWQLTPVALSEEFWQRADRLTALRYEEQQQMQEYVNLTSGHMEFLIRALDGDPGTVHSSSLPALPTATDPVLVREAVAFLRRTSLPIEPRRQWPAGGLPHMQLRGPIQPEYQAQSGKALCVWGDAGWGELVRQGKYRDNRFADELIDACTTLVHNWNLQPAPTWVTCIPSRRHPDLVPSFARRLAASLNLPFYLVLGKTDDRPQQKAMANSSQQARNVDGSLAIVVKSIPEGPVLLVDDMVDSRWTLTIAAWLLRSHGCSVVFPLALSYAGHDE is encoded by the coding sequence GTGACCTACAATCCAAGGCGAGCGCGGCAACTCCTTAATGCTGGAACCAGCCGATCAGATGCCAAGTTCCGCGAAGGCCAGGAGGACGCGATTCGTTATATCGTGGAAGGCCGAGGGCGGCTGCTATTGGTTCAGAAGACCGGTTGGGGTAAGAGCCAGGTCTATTTCATTGCCACTAAGTTACTGCGCGAAGCGGGTACCGGACCGGCATTGCTGATATCCCCATTGCTGGCACTGATGCGCAACCAGATTGTCCAGGCACAGCGTATGGGTGTTAGGGCAGCTACAATTCACTCTGACAACCAGGAGGATTGGGAACAAGTGGAGTCGGCAATTCGCAACAACGAGGTGGACATCCTCTTGATCTCGCCTGAACGGCTGGCAAACGAGCATTTTCGCGCTGCGGTGCTGTCGGGTGTAGCCGCGCGGATCGTGTTGCTTGTTATCGATGAGGCTCACTGTATCTCGGACTGGGGCCACGACTTCCGTCCGCACTACCGCCTGATCGAGCGGATAATACGAACCCTGCCAGCTAACCTGAGGTTGCTGGCCACCACCGCCACGGCAAACAACCGGGTAATATCTGACCTTGAAACCGTATTAGGTCCCAACCTCAGTATTTCGCGTGGTGACCTAAACCGCCCCTCACTGCGCCTTCAGACTATACGACTGCCCAATCAATCCGAGCGCCTGGCTTGGCTGGCCTCACAGGTAGCAGCGCTGCCAGGTAGTGGCGTCATCTACACACTCACCGTGCGCGATACTAATGAGGTCGCCGATTGGCTCCAGTCCCGCGGCCTGAATGTCGAATCCTACACTAGCGAGACTGGAGAGCGCCGCCGGGAGGAACTTGAAAATGCCTTACTGGGAAACAGGGTCAAGGCACTGGTGGCCACAACTGCGCTTGGCATGGGCTTCGATAAACCGGATCTCAGTTTTGTGATTCACTATCAGACGCCTGGCTCAGTCATTGCCTACTACCAACAGGTGGGAAGAGCCGGCCGCGCCCTCGATGCCGCCTATGGCGTATTGCTCAGCGGTGAAGAGGAGACAGACATTACAGACTACTTCATCAAGAACGCTTTCCCAACACGGCAAGAGGTGCAACTTGTCCTTGATGCGCTGCAGGCCGCGCCGAGAGGTCTTTCCGTTCCCGAATTGTTAAGCCGGCTGAATCTTAGTAATAGCCGGATCGAAAAGACGATTGCACTGCTTTCCTTGGAGTCGCCGGCGCCTATGGTGAAACAAGGCTCTAAGTGGCAGTTGACACCAGTAGCATTGAGCGAAGAGTTCTGGCAGCGTGCAGACCGTCTCACCGCTTTACGGTATGAAGAACAGCAGCAAATGCAAGAGTATGTGAACCTGACTTCAGGCCATATGGAGTTTCTAATCCGGGCCTTAGACGGTGACCCAGGCACCGTACATTCTTCCAGCTTGCCTGCCCTACCTACAGCCACGGATCCAGTGCTTGTCCGGGAGGCCGTAGCATTCTTGCGTCGCACCAGCTTACCTATTGAACCACGCAGACAGTGGCCGGCTGGTGGTTTGCCGCACATGCAACTGCGCGGACCAATCCAACCGGAGTACCAGGCCCAGTCGGGGAAGGCGCTCTGCGTCTGGGGTGATGCCGGATGGGGTGAACTAGTGCGTCAGGGTAAGTACCGTGACAATCGCTTTGCCGACGAATTGATTGACGCGTGCACCACTCTTGTTCATAATTGGAATCTGCAGCCAGCGCCTACCTGGGTTACCTGTATCCCTTCAAGACGGCATCCTGATCTGGTACCGAGCTTTGCCCGACGTCTGGCAGCGTCCTTGAATCTGCCCTTCTACCTGGTGCTGGGAAAGACAGATGACCGTCCTCAGCAGAAGGCCATGGCTAATAGCAGCCAGCAAGCACGCAATGTTGATGGTTCCCTGGCCATAGTGGTAAAGTCGATACCGGAGGGACCAGTGTTATTGGTGGACGATATGGTCGATTCGCGCTGGACACTGACTATCGCCGCCTGGTTGCTGCGGTCTCACGGTTGCAGCGTGGTGTTTCCTTTAGCGCTCTCATATGCGGGGCATGACGAATGA